The genomic stretch CCCCAAAACGACAGAATTCATTTTCACCGAAAAACGCTAATTAATTTAATGGACCGAAAAGCTTTTTTTCCGAAAAGGTTTTGTTCCAACGCCACCACaactaaatctaaatctaaaaacgAAAGTACTTTTGGTCTGCTCGCGCCTGCTCTGTTGTGCGCGTACTTACCCGGAAGCTGCTGTTGTCGAAATACGTCACGAGGAGGGACTTGTTCACTACACATCTCAGCAGATGGCGATGTTTTTCAGTCCTAGCCTAAGAGGGCGCAATGCAATAGCTGTGTCCCAAAGTGGAGTGCACGCACTTCGAAGTGCATGGACTTAGAAGGCCACGACTCCGAAGTGCAAGAGACGCTCCGCAGGATTTCCTGATTGCGCCACCAGGTGTTCCAGATTACCGCTCCTGTCGCATAGCAACAGTGAGGAGCGCTGCCATCCTGACAGGTTTATACGTTAAAGTTATGGAGCCAGCATTggtcatgtttgtttttatattttatgttttactggAGGAGATGGTGGGGATGTACCTCAGGCTTGGCCAAGAACATGGCCGggtaaattatattgttttgccTCATCCTTGCcggattacaattttaaatgcattcattgcGTTTGAACCAACCTGAATAATGTAATgatacatatgaaaaaaatacaaaaccatgcacacacacacacacacacacacacacacacacacacacacatatattatatatatatatatatatatatatatatatatatatatatatatagcagttCAAATGCTGACTGATATGTTACCAAGGTGCGATTTTATAAGTTTATTGTCTTGATGGTGAACATATTTAGAAAGGTTTGCAACCCTGATTTTAGGCAGTTAAGCAACCATAAGAATAAAActgtgaatgaataaaaacaaattatgcatGTTCATCTCAATGTTCAGTGGCAGCAGTAACACCTGAACAGATCTCTGTATTGCCGGTCCGAATCCTTCAGATGCAGCCTTTGATATGGGTTGCAGCTGTAGTTAGCAACAATTTGTTaatattctgacaaaaaaaaatgttagtttcatttttttttttttttttttttttttaatgaccagTGGTGGACTGTAACGAAGCAGTGAAGTAGGTTACTATGAGtttttttagggaaaaaaatactatggtagTCAGTAGGGATTTTCGGCTGAGCAGGGAGGCCCTGACAGTGCTGCTGGATCTTCTGAGAAGTGAACAGCAATATGGATAGGGTGCCACAATCGAGACCCTGGTGTTTCTTTTCTGGTTGGCGTGTGATACATCACACAGAGTGATCTCCAGATCGTTTGACATGCCTCATTCCACTGTCCACCGCATTGTTCACAGAGTTGCTGATTCACCTCCCTGAAGACCCCAGAACACATGGAGGCAGGGCTGGACTTAAAATTGATGTTGTTTTTCTAATGTTAAACCTAAGCTACGTTGTAAATAgttgtaaaaagtattttcagtaATGCATAGAACaatctttttttaagttttaacaagttttaatgtgtaaaaaaaaactatttacaggacaaaaaataaaataaatgtatagaagagtgttttgtgaaaaaaaataataagctgCATTACGAAAATGTACACACtgtaatttacaaattaaagaaaattaataataataataaaaaagatataaaaaaattgtaatttacatattttttccccTGTTTTCTCACTTCTCACCTAATAGAGAATGgctaataatttatttgttaactATTCTCTCAAGAAGAGAAAACAGTCACTCCCTGCTCTCCTGTGTCTCTCTCTGGAGTTTGATGTCCTCCCTGAGTAGCTCCACCAGTTTCCACTCACTGCTTCACCTGTCCCAGGACACTTGCAATCCTAAATCAGAGCAAATAAACCATGCctgttaacaacaacaacacaaagaatttcaacaaataaataaataaataaaggtataCGGgtcaatcatggggaagactgctgacttgacGGTTGTGCAGAAgaccatcattgacaccctccataAGGAGGAAAAGTCTCAAAAGGCAATTGCAAAAGAAGCTGGATGCTCACAGAGCGCAGTATCGAAGTATATTAACAGAGTGTTAAGAGAAAGGGAAAAATGTGGTCGGAACAGGTGCACAAGTGACAGGGATGACCGTAGCCTTCAGAGGATTGTCAAGCAAGGGCGGTTCAGAAATCTGGGGGAACTTCATAAGGAGTGGACTGAGGCTGGTGTCAGTGCATCAAGAACCACCACATACAGACGTCTGCATGACATGGGCTACAGCTGTAGAATTCCATGTGtcaagccactcctgaaccaaaAACAACGTCAGAAGCGTCTGtgctgggctaaggagaaaaagtACTGgtctgttgcccagtggtcccaAGTCCTGTTTTcagatgaaagcaaattttgcattttatttggaaatcaaggtcccagagtctggaggaagaccgGAGAGGCACAAAAGTCAAGCTGCttaaagtccagtgtgaagtttccacagtcagtgatggtttggggagccatgtcatctgctggtgtgaGTCCATTGTCTTTTATCAAGTCAATGCAGCTGTCTACCaggaaattttagagcacttcatgctttcTGCTGCCGACAAGCTTTTTGGAgatgatgattttattttccagcaggatttggcacctgcacaCAAAGCCAAaactaccagtacctggtttaataGCCATGGAATAACTGTACTTGATTGGCCGGCAAACTCGCCTGAATTAAACCCCATtgaaaatctatggggtattgtcaagaggaagaTGAGGGAACAGAGACCCTGATCGCCTCCATGCCACACCGCCTTGATGCTGTAATTAGTGCAAAAGGAGGCCCAACAAAGTACTGAGGAcataatacagtacattaacaCACTTTTCAGAAGGCCAACATAAGATCCTTTTTTTATTGATCACatgaaatattctaattttgttaaatactggatttttttttgtctttaatctGTAATCATcaaaactgaaacaaataaaggcttgaaatatttcacttgGTGTGTAGTGAACTAATATAACatacaagtttcacaatttgaaacaaattattgaaataaatagaCTTTCCCTcgatattcaaattttttggcACATACCTGTATTAATTGcttactttgtattttttaagtctTTCCTAAGCAGGCTCACTTTCTCTAAATTAGTCCtaaaacaagagaaaatggAAACACTTATAATATAAGGAAGGGTTTGCAATCTTAACTTTCGAAAATATGACACAGCAGGATATGCATACAAAATACTGAAGTGCTAAAGTTTAGTTAAATTATTTGACATATCTTTCATGACAGcactacaaaaacaacaaagggAAGTACTGTTGCCTTATGTAGTGGTTATCTTATTGTTTGTGGGctttgtttaaacaaaaaaacaaaacaaaaaaaaaaaacactttaaacacTTGTTTTGCTAGGTATttcaataaatgaaaacataatacGTACATTTCAATGTGAATTCCCCAACAGAACTCTCACCCGTCATGTTCTTTGAATATAAATTCTATCGTCATCTGTGCGCAAGTGATTCTGGGATATGGTAGGGTGTGAAGTGTCCATCAGATGTACACATTAATTTACCTGGGAATCGGAGACCGCATTTGAAGTCACTTTCGAATTACTGCAGCCTTTGTTGTGCAGCCTTTGTTCAGCCTTGGAATCCTGAATTGGGACATCCTGAATTGGGACAGTTTACGTCGTAACGCTGTGACGCAATCGCACTTCAATTTCGCACTGTGGAGTGCACGCACTTCAAGTTTGGGACAGCCTTCGTAGCGCCGCTGTGACTCATTCGCACTTCAAATACGCACTTCAGAATCTGCGCACTCCACATTGGGACGGAGCTAATATGAATGcaagtgcatttatttaatcataaaatcTGATGCTATAAGAACTGTCATCAGAAAATTAAGCACCAACATATCCTTGTCACAGATGCAGACGGAACACCAGGTAAGTAATCGgtaaaacagtttattgtttTCACACAGTGGCGAAATGTAGATGGACGGTATTTGACAGGTGAGTAAACTGTTGCAATCTTGGATGTACTGGTATGGATACAGCGCTGATGAAAGATCTCTTTCTTTTCGTAGATGATCCAGGAGGGCGAGGATGGCTGAACACACACACCGCTGGAGGACAAGGACTACTAGATTGGAACACAAGAGACACAGGTAAGTAACTGCAGGTAGGTAACAGGTTTGTGAACTTGTGAAGAGAAACACAATCGGTCCGCATCGTAGAGATGAGCCCGGACAATGACTGTTGTGCGGTGTGTGCTTATAAAGAGCGTGGTAAATGAGGTGCAGGTGTGAGATAATTAGTATTCAGGTGACGGAGATCGCTGGGTGTGACAGGTGTTCGAGCCTGGCCAATCTGTGACAATCATTCAGTCATAAGGTTGTCAAAATTAGTGTTATGGGCACAATTGTATAACCTGCAGGAGAAGGGGTCACTGTAACCAGTCAGTGCtactcatctcatctcatctcatctcgtCTCATGTGTCTTATTTGAAGATACCCACCATTACATTAGACATCACTACCAAACAAAAGCATTAGTATGCTTGCAAATTAGTTATTAGTCGctatgctgaaaaaaataaatttaaatgaaaacagtaaatTAATTCCTCAGtttcttttaaaagttttacaattttgtacattttatttttgtttataatgtaGCTGTCATGAATCATACCTCCGAGGTCCCTCACGCTCACCTCCAGAATAATATTGACACACTCACACCAGACTTTCCCATAATCCCTGTGCCTGGAACTGACTGACACTCCACATGTTCCCCATTTACTATCctgtttaaatctcacaatcaCTCCTTGCAAGGTGTTGTTCTGCACAGCTAGCATTTACTACTGTTCTGCTGTTAATTTTATCATGCCTGCATTTGAACCTTTGCTCCCTGCCTATTGTTTCTGCCTCCTTTGCCTGGAGTTGACCTGTGATAGTTTCCAACCTGCCCTGACCCTCAGCCTGTTTTGTGACCACATCTCTGTTTTGTCTTGGCTATTACTATTGCTGGTGATCAACACCTGCCTGTTTGTATTActgcttacattttttaataagccACAGATGCACTCTTAAacataaaggtgctttaaaatgttcttctcagtgttgccatagaagaaccatttttggttccacaaagaaccatttggtcaaaagttctttaaagaaccatcctGTAAGAATCTATAGTCTGTCTCGACCCAGATTCCACTATCCACAATATGTTTGTTCATGCTCATTTCCCAAAATGGCTTAATTATTATAAGAAGAAGTCAGCAATTATTTTGTTTCTAGACAATTTGGGATAATCAGATCCTGAACAAATGATGACCAATTGTAGAATGAGATTGGGTGTGGGACACTGAGAACCATCTCAGACAAAGGGGTGCCAGAACTAAATTTACATACAGATTACAGCTGTTACAACAGGAGCAACTTCATTTAAATTAAGGgtagtattataatatatataaataaaactgtatctGTATGAACTCAGGATGTTCTGGATTAATTCTGACTCAACTGAATCCAAAGTTATTCTTTATCAAGATGTTTGATGTCCTCATCACTTTTTCTTACAATCCcattcttacctttttataatctaaagaaccttctttcaccacaaagaaccttttatgagacagaaaggttcttcagatgttaaaggttctttatggaaccattaagacagaaatgttcttctatggcattgtaaagcacctttatttttaagagtctGGATCCCAACTCTTTGTTCCAGTATGAGTATATTGTTCAGTTCATTggtgtgttatatattttgtgttgagAGATGTTCAGCTGTCAATCTGTATagtttaattattcataatggGTAAGaatttatggtaacactttacaatacgtgtacgcaaatatgcattaattcatgcttaattaatgcacaaataatcacgagttaatgtataattcatgaagaactaaaccatttattaatgattactacatcagcaactaatgaacattttatatgattcatagattaagtaattgatcaattgttattagttaaatctgtcgatgtattaattccctaataacttattttattaactaatgatgtaaattcatatgttaattaccacagtggtcaacactatgtacttcaacttccagttgtttgcttaaatactcattagctaatgatcTGCAAATGTATCAtgatgttatgactttacttgttgaggcacatgactaactaattctaaatccataatgacatattacttaattagttaatagttctgtgcctcaacaagtaaagtcataacatatgATATCTTTTTAAACCATTaactaatgattaattaaagcagacaactggaagatgAAATGTGTGACTTCAACccattgtggtaattaacacatgaatttacactattagttcataaaataagttattagggaattaatacattatgacacattcaAGTGATATCagtttattgattacttaatctatgaatcatatagattgtttatttgttgctgataaagtaattattaataagtgGTTTAGTTCTAGATGTGTTATAtattaactcatgattatctCTGTTTTAGTTAAgtatgaattaatgcatatttctgCACTTGTAttgcaaagtgttaccaaactATTCTGTGAGGGGATCAACTGCAAGGTTCAGAGTAGCAAAACAGAAAGAAGCTCTTCAAACACAGATGCATGCAAGATGTTTGTCCACAGATCAAATAACACCAGACCACAGCAGGTTTCAGTTCGACTCTGCTGAGGTGTTTGTCACACCATAGTATGACTGACAAAGagagattacattttttttttttttttgtaacaattaaaatatttaaccatttaaaaagagagagagagatttattttgaattttacattGACTAATCTAATTTAGCAATTTTTCCACTCCTCTACTTAAACATCTTTAACTGTCAGAAaagtacatttcatattttatatttgacaCTAAATGATAAAACTGAAGCATGTTTTCCACTATTAAAACCAAGTAAAGTCTAAATAAGTGCCAGAAGATCATTTATAAGTTAAATAACATGCAAAAAGAATGTACGCATTTGACACACTAGGAGTGTCAAGCCCTACCGGAAACAACACATGAAGAGACTGAGAGTTTCTAGCTGAGTCTGTAGATTTTACTAAACAACTAAAGAAAATGGTttgcaagtttgttttgttctgtttgtgctGGTGGCGTTTGACTGGTAagttctaaaatatatttttttatatctttattaCTCCCATTTCAGAGAAATAAAGCTGCTGTAATTGTTCTAATTagaagactttttttatttcctgttcTTCTCAGACACATCAAATCAGTATGACTGTGATATTGTTATTAGTTTTCACAACAATCTCTACAGACTGAGGTGTCAGTTCAACTACAACTGATTTCTGGCTCTGTAAATCAgcaaatgtcttaatttgttcCTGTACGttcatcaggtgtgtttggtgaatcagtgtcagtgatggagggagattctgtcactctGAACACTGATGTTcctgaaatacatgaagacgaTGACATACTGTGGAAATTTGGAGCTGAAAAATCTCTCATAGCTCAAAtcaagagagaaaaacaaatctTCCCTGATGTGAGATTCAGAGACAAACTGAAGTTGAACAgacagactggatctctgacaaTCACAATCATTACAACTCAACATGCTGGACTCTATGAAGTAAAGATTAGTGGAGAAAAACggtcaaaaaaaacattcagtgtttctgtctatggtgaaaaaaaagctaatttgttcttgtttaattaACACAATATATCaggttaaatataaattaagttCAATCAACAGCATAATgttgatacaaaaaaaaaaaaaaaaaaaaaatcccattccttgtacattttctattaaaaaaatgtaattttgtcaaAAATTTACCATtgtcagggtcacatttttccaagtggaatatttttttattattattattattattattattattattattattattattattattatttatttttttttctttttttttctggtaatcaTTATGCAGTAAATGATCCCCAAATGCTAAACTGAGTTTACACTTATTGACCGTCAACACAGAACACTGAAATGAAGATTGTTGACTAGATGTACCAATATTTCTAGTTTATTCTCATGTTTTCCAGCTCATCTGCCCTTTCCTAACATTACCAGATATTCTTCGCAAAATCttttgtcatcatcatcatcatcatcatcgtcatcacagcagaattgttcattgttgtgttcagtggtgaatgtgagacatctgactctctcctggtacaaaggaaacagtttattgtccagcatcagtgcgtctgatctcagcatcagtctctctctacctctggaggtggaatatcaggataaaaacacctacagctgtgtgatcaacaatcccatcagcaaccagaccacACATCTCAATATCATTCAAACCTGTCATATTCACTCAGGTACGATAGTGGTGATAGCAGtgattatttattgattattttaagctgatcTCTGctgttaacattaaaatatacaatcattaaaaggatagtttatccaaaaatgaaaattaccccatgatttactcactctcaagggGTACTAGGTGTATATGGCTttgttctttcagacaaatacagtcagagtaacattaaaaaatgccctggctctttcaagcctTATAATGgtggttgagattttgaagcaaaatcaaatgcatccacccatcataaaaagtgcttcaaACTGCTCTGGTGGTTTAATAAAAACCTTCTGAAATGAATCGATGTGTTCGTGTAAgaataatattcatatttaaaactttgtaaACCGTAATTTCGaacttctgctaactgtcatacATGCTTTCaggagagagtggcgttccagcagatgatgtaAGATGTAGGCGTAGCATAAGCTTCGGTGAGAGCATGCTAATCTCACGAGAACCATGTTTTGTTCACAGCAAATGAAAACCAGTCTCTTCTTGTCatttctcaccggagcttataCTACGCCTATGTCCTACGTCATTCACTGGAATGCCACCTTTCTTATGAACATGTATAATAAATTATggggtaattttcttttttgagtgAAATTTCCCTCCCTAAGATCTCCATCTTGAGGTCAGATTAACAAACTCATTTTGTCCATTACAGATCGCCTACCCATGTTTTACATTCTGCTGATTTCTGCTGCTGGATTTCTGTTGATTGTAGCTGCAGTCATTGTGTGCTGCAGGAAATGTAGAAAAAACAGGTCAgagattaatttattattattaattattaactacAAACATTAATGGCAACTAATTATAATCAGAGGTTGCGTTAACTGTTGAACCACTGTTGTTGATTATGCAGTCTTATCTGttctctaaaaaataaatgcaagtcTATATCGCCctgtaggttcataattaaaaatgaaaatgtgaacaaaaataaaagcaattaaatgtgttattagaattaaaacatgaaaattaaaatgacaggtaataatagattatgacaaaTTTTTTACGACTGTCCATAATGacagacaatgttaaagtctaacgcaacctctgatttatatatatatatatatatatatatatatatatatatattcagatgcAAAATGAATTTTGCAGGTTTAGATGGTCAGTGAACAGACCTGGCTGAACTGGGAGCCTAAGCGCCATCATTAAGACCTTCAGTGGGGAGCGGATCAAAAGATGCAACAATCCGATATCTGCCAGCTGTGAGCTGTCCTCATTCACCCATTTAAGTTATCAATGAACAGGGAGCCAACGTACTAGTGACGCAACACCCCACACCAATTTATTGGCTAGGAAGAACCGTCAGTCTAGAAATAAGGGCCCATTGGAGGCATTAAACCCTGAACTGATGTCAAACCCGtgcctggagggccactgttctgcagaatttagctccaaTCCTAATTATATACACTTGAACCAGATAATTAAGGTCTTCAGACTTACTTCTAGGCAAGTGTGTTGAGATTGGTTGgacctaaactctgcaggatactGGCCCTTCAGGAGCATGATGGGACACCCCAGTagcagttaaaaaaagaaaaaaagaaaagaaaagaaaagaaaagaaaagaaaagaaaagaaaagaaaaagaaaatcagctttgcagctttaatgaaaaaaagatcaaacattAATATGTTGTTGCTGTAAATGTAAAGACCTAGAAATATAGGAACAAAAGTTGGTCTGCTATTAATTTTCTGTCATTGTTGTGGCAAAATCAAACCGACTCTCACCAAAgtaagagacaaactcagtcaaatgtcttttataatttattctttgcaaagaaggtcagacagtcatacagaaacacaggttaCTGCAGAGTGCGACCCAGAAGGGAGGTCTCACTCCAATTTATATCTCTTCCCTAGTCTTCAAGGTTACATCTCTTAACTGGTAACTTTCCACACGTAGTAAGAATCAGACAAATACATTGTGCTACATCATACTCCCAAGAttcaaatctttatatttagggCCCTACCACCCTTCTCTTATGTCTTTCTTatagcaggtttaaataaagcagacccttacacaatattccataagcacatagatgagtaaaatgaatttttctttAACAGTCATATTTAAAAGGTTCTTGATTGTGTTTGCGTTTCCTTGCACAAATCAAAGACCATTGTCTGCCATGTCTTGTTTTTCtcttcactgtttgtatcacaTGTATTTTCCTATAGAAATTTATATAACTGTCATTATAAACGTTGATCCCACTCTTTGGTCTTCTTTTATATGTCATATACTGCTTATGTTTTATCCTTATGTATCcttattttatctttatgtaGAATATGTATGCACGCTTATGTTTTATGCTTATGTAGAAAATGTAACTAAATATCGGGTACTTTGCAATATCACACACAATAAACTAATTTGGCACAAGCACATCATCACTGTCTAATTTCCAAAGCAAAGATCACATTACTAATGATAGTGGTTCCTTAGATCTTGTCCTggagtgtcctaatattgtgttggagtcccctacaagtttaaatgcatcagaaaacattgtatatttctcagaatataaATAGTCATTTGTCAGTGATTTAGAAACAGTTCATTAGAATCTGTTTGGAGCATAATGTCTGTAAAATAgtcccttccataagcctactctgctctgattggtcagctggccaagcctgCTGCAAGTTAGTGAGCTCTACCATCAGTGTTGGTGTGGTGTTGTTGTCTgcggttgtttttgatgtggcaggttgaagcgaccccaataatgtcatatttagctccTGGAATGCAAATAAAAAGTGTGTAATTTACACCCCGAAGCACAATTGAGTTAGTTTTGAATAGCAGTTGGGTTTTGCTGTAAAAACATGCATGcacctttacataaaacaataatatggCAAGTAAACCGTGCCCACAGGTAAAATTAAGCTGCTAAAGTGTaaacacaacaacacaataATGGTGGATACGTTAGCCGAGTGCTAACATGACTAACtgataaaaatatacagtttgtaaaccaaaatatgtccaagttacattctttattactaaacaaagtaattagaacaataacagtctacattaatcaacacattcttaggaaatagtggGTTCACAGCTGTTTCAGCAAGATAGTAATATCATGGTTTAACTGaaaacctaaagctgcactaggtacatattagcacaaaaataaataaataaataaataaataaagatttttttagcatttgaaaatgtacacgTATCAGTCAGGCTGTGGTTCAGAGATGCTTGTTGGTGCAAAAAAGGAAGATTAGAAGCAAGATAAGAGACAAAATTAAGGAAGCAGTCCTTGGTACAATGACAAGCACAACAAAAGGTTTGAATTGCATTGCTGTGGTATAATGGGGGGGAAAATAACCATtgattcttcacatcatcatcttatggcaatgaaaatataacaaacttgctttcacagCACAGAACACTGTCTCTACACTATGCAACAGGAAACATCAGTGTTCACAGGAAACTGACTAGTCTGTATGCATTTTATACATTCACGCAACCAACATTAGTTATTTATAGATAATTTCTGACATAGTACAACAAACAGGAAAGTATGTAATTATGTAAGCCACAATTTAGGCAAACGAGGTGAAAATtggcaaaaatgtcaaaactggTCCTTACACAACAAGAAGATTAAATGTGACACATCGGGGGGGGATGCATGAGCTTGTACGTCTTAAAGAACATCACACAAACCACATCCTGATTCATATATACCGCCTttctaaaacacaaacaaccaAATCGTGTTaactacatattttttattgaagGGGCAGGAAATTAGTCTCATGTCTTTTCGTCAAAATATTGcaagtaattt from Labeo rohita strain BAU-BD-2019 unplaced genomic scaffold, IGBB_LRoh.1.0 scaffold_1013, whole genome shotgun sequence encodes the following:
- the LOC127157227 gene encoding natural killer cell receptor 2B4-like isoform X2 — its product is MVCKFVLFCLCWWRLTGVFGESVSVMEGDSVTLNTDVPEIHEDDDILWKFGAEKSLIAQIKREKQIFPDVRFRDKLKLNRQTGSLTITIITTQHAGLYEVKISGEKRSKKTFSVSVYAHLPFPNITRYSSQNLLSSSSSSSSSSQQNCSLLCSVVNVRHLTLSWYKGNSLLSSISASDLSISLSLPLEVEYQDKNTYSCVINNPISNQTTHLNIIQTCHIHSDRLPMFYILLISAAGFLLIVAAVIVCCRKCRKNRFRWSVNRPG
- the LOC127157227 gene encoding natural killer cell receptor 2B4-like isoform X1, whose amino-acid sequence is MVCKFVLFCLCWWRLTGVFGESVSVMEGDSVTLNTDVPEIHEDDDILWKFGAEKSLIAQIKREKQIFPDVRFRDKLKLNRQTGSLTITIITTQHAGLYEVKISGEKRSKKTFSVSVYAHLPFPNITRYSSQNLLSSSSSSSSSSQQNCSLLCSVVNVRHLTLSWYKGNSLLSSISASDLSISLSLPLEVEYQDKNTYSCVINNPISNQTTHLNIIQTCHIHSDRLPMFYILLISAAGFLLIVAAVIVCCRKCRKNRCKMNFAGLDGQ